The Fodinibius saliphilus genome segment GACCTTAGTAAACGCAACCCATTTAATACCCACTATTAGCGTACTTCCCTCATGGCCAACGTCCTTTCTAGGTTAATCACAAAGGGAAGCTTTTCAAGGTCATCTGTCATTAGAACAACATCGGCTGTTTCTAGCGCGACATCTGTTCCCACCGCACCTGGCCGTCGATGGGAATGCGTTCGCTCAGTTTGAGGATGTATAAGCTCACCGATGCCCAGATCTTCAACAGCACGGTACGTTTTGCTTCCATCTTCATTACGGACAAGCCCCTTGTCAGGACGTAGTTTCATCAACGACCGGATCACCCTGCGACTTCTACCTATCGCATAGTCCTGCAATGTATTACGCAATGAAAAAAGAAACAGCAGGGGGGCTCGCTCCAGCCAGTTGCCAGTTACTACGGCTCCAACGGCTGCCAGAACCATCAAGACATCGATATTTATTTTGAATTTAATCAATGCCTTAATGCTCTGAACCGTACCTGCATATCCGCCTGTCAGGTAAGCAATTATGTAGAAATAACGGACCACATATTCATCGAGAAATGCCAAAAAAGATCCAAAGAATCCAATTACCAGGCTAATCGCACAAAGAATAGTGAGTCAGACATTTAATGTCGGGACCGATAAGAAAGAACAGGCATTATTATTTTGCTCATTTGTCATATAATTCTGACTAACTCTCAAATTTGCAGGTCATCCAATTGAATAAAAAGGTGTTGCATAACCTTCCGTTATGTGCAACGACAGAATGAGTATCAGTTTACTGAAAACACCTAGTATATTAATACAATATGTCGTCAAGTAGAATGACTGATGAACATTCATTCTGCTCACACCAAAATCCGTTTTAAGACAACATAGCTTATAAAATATACTCCTATACATCATTTGTTTGATGCGTGGAAAGAAACAAATTGAAATATTGAAGTCGTTAACCATCAACTAATGGAATGCAGCTATGAAAGATAATAACAAGACAACGGTTTATGATTGGCCGACACGAATTTTCCACTGGCTTTTTGCCTTCCTCTTTTTGGGAGCTTATATCATTGTCGAAATAATAGACGACGAAAGTCCACTCTTTACCCTTCACATGACGGCGGGACTGATAATTGGATTTATGTTGATTCTGAGAATTAGTTGGGGATTTGTAGGAACAACCTATGCCCTTTTTTCATCATTTAAGATGAATCCGGCTGAATTCTTCGGATATTTAAAAGATGCCGTTGTCGCTAAAACGAAAAGATACCTAGGACACAATCCGGCCTCCAGCTATGCGACAATTATCATGTTTATTTGCGCTGCGGGATTAGCTATCACCGGGGTAATAATGACGGGCGGCAGTGAAAGTGATTTTTATGAAGAAACACATGATCTGCTGGCAAACATATTTTTGATTACTGTTATCGCCCATATCGGCGGTATTATATTCCATCATATTAAGCACCGGGATTCACTGTGGTCGAGCATGCTTGATGGCAAAAAGAAAGTGTTGCCAGAAGAAACCGGCATTAAGAATAGCAAACGGGTTGCCGGAATGCTATTTTTAATCCTAACATTAACGTGGACGGGCTATTTGTATTCCAAGTACGACAGTACGAATCAAACTATAGATTTATTAGGACAAGAGTTGGTGCTCGGTGAAAAGGGACATGAGTCTCCATACGAAGGAGAAAACCATGAAGAAAAGAATGATGACGATTAAGCGATAATAACATGAAGAACAATGAACGATGGGTTATTGCTACTATCCTTTTTGTAATAGCAGTACTGGCATCCATAGATATTTATAATGACTATTTTGAAGGAGTGGCACTGTGGCATATTTCGATTGAAGCTATCGCAGGATTTGTTGCGCTGGCAGGAGTTTTTTATTTAGTTCGAGGGCGATTCAGGTTGCAGCACTCATTAGTCAGAGAGCAACAATTTTCGAAGGTTCTGCAAGCCGAGGCTGAAAAATGGAAACAGGTGTCCAAAAAATATGTGAAGGGACTGAGCGTCGAAATAGAAAATCAGCTGGATTGCTGGGGCTTGACGAAGGCTGAAAAGGAGATCACTTTTCTGTTGTTGAAAGGATTAAGCAACAAAGAAATTGCCGAGGTCAGAGGGACCAGCGCCCAAACTGTCAGAAGCCAGACGAATGCCATCTATTCCAAGTCAGGACTTTCGGGACGTTCAGAACTCTCTGCTTTCTTTCTTGAAGATTTATTGCCTCCTCAAAAACAGGAAACAAAGTTAGAAGGTTAAATTTATAACAGCGTCAAACTATGTCTGACAAAAGAGAAACTCCGCTCACTAGCCTGTCCTTAGAGGGACATCACTGCACCGTTGACCTGCGCTTGGCAAAGCTAGGGATGGTTCCGTTTTTTCAAGATTTATCTGAAGAACAGCTCCGCAAAGTAAATAAAAAATTTACGGCTAATCACTATTCCAAAGGAGAAACGATTTACAGGCAGGGTGATTCTGCAACCATGCTTCGGGTTGTCGTTGCGGGAAATGTAAAATTAGCAGCTCACACCCTGGAAGGAGAAAGTGTACTGTTGGATATGCTGCAACCGGGCGATTTTTTCGGAAATCCCATGGCCGGCAGCAAGGATATCTATGATGAAACAGCAGAAAATCAAACATCCACTTGTATCCTTTCGATCAGGATTAGTGATTTTAAAGAAGTCATGAGCCGGTATCCCTCGGTTGCTATGTCGGTTTTAGATATCATGGCTGACCGCCTTAATGAATCAAGGCAAAGGATACAGCATCTGACCACTTTGCCGGTAAAAAAAAGGTTGGCTCATATCCTTGTAACACTGGGCAATAAATTTGGTGAAAAGCACAGTCGAGGATTGCTTATACAACTCCCGCTTTCACGCAAAGATCTGGCTAACATGGCCGGTACATCTGCGGAAACCACCAGCAGGATTATGAGTCAATTCCAAGAGGATGGTCTCATTACTTCCGGTCGCCAGTGGGTTGCGATCAATGACAAACCGAAACTGCTGCATATTTCGGTTAAAGATTGATCTCTCCCTATGCATTTATTGCTTCCATAAGCTGCCTTTCATTTAACCCCTTTCCTTTCTATAAAATTTATTTGCACTAACTTGATCCAGCTCATTTTAGTGCTATTAGCCGCCTGTTACCTTTTGATTGAATCAAAAAGACAAACCACACAAAAGGTACTCATTATGACATACTTGCAATCACATATAAAAACCACATTAGCTTCAATATTCGCGTTAGTATTTATGCTTGGCTTTGTATCAACCAGTCAGGCACACTGCGATCGGGTGAACGGTCCCGTGGCGACCGATGCCCGAAAGGCCCTTGAAACCGGCGATATCTCTCATGCGCTCATTTGGGTAACAGATCAGCAAGCCGAGGAGCTCAAATCCACATTTGAGCAGAGCCTGAACATTTATACCAAGGGTAATGAATCACAAAAACTTGCCGAACGCTATTTTATGAGTGAGACGGTACGACTGCACCGCGAGGCAGAAGGGATGCCCTTTACCGGTCTAAAACCCGCTCAACAAAGCTCGAAAGATATTCGGATAGCCGAACAAGCACTTGCCTCAGGCGAACTGGCCCCTGTTACCGACATGCTGGCGAACGAAATCCAGAAGAAAGCCTCGGAACTTTATTCCAAAGCTATGGAAGCCAAAAACAATAAGGATAACAACGTTGAAGCCGGCCGCGAGTGGGTTGACGCTTATGTACGGTATATTGTATATGTCCACAAACTGTATCAAAACATACAGGCCGGTCCACCCCACGGCGTCGGAGAGTAAACCATATTGCCAGAGACCTGTCAGGTTTAGATCCCCTGGCAGGTACTCACCAACAGGCAAACAAATCAAAAATTAAAGACAAAGTTTATATGACTACAACAAAAACAATATTGCGAAGTGATGAACTAAGTTGCCCTACATGCGTAGATAATATTGAATCCAATTTGAATAACACGGAGGGTGTATCCGCAGCCAAGGTTCATTTCAATACCGGACGCATAGAGGTAGAACATGATCCTGAAACTGTATCCGATGAGAACCTGGTTAAAATCATCGCCAAGTCAGGATACGAAGCGAGAGTCTCTCAGTTTTAAATCCACAAGATTATGAAGTCACTGCAAATGCTATTGCGTAATGCAACAACACGGAAGAAAGCACTACTGATCGTCAGCGGCCTGCTCATCACTACCGGGTGGGTCGTTAATTTCTTTTGGATCTCGGCTTGGTCATTTAACACCTTGATGCTTCTAGCAACACTGACGGCCGGATTTGAAATCGTCCGCCGGGCCTGGCAGGGATTGCGGAACCTTCATACTAATATTGAGCTACTGGTAACCATTGCTGCAACAGGTGGCCTTGCCATTGGTGTGTACTGGGAAGCGTCGGCCGTAACATTTCTATTTTTGCTCGGAGGGTGGCTGGAAGCAAGGACCATGAGCAAAACCCGAGATACCCTAAAAGAGCTCATCAATATGGCACCGGAAACAGCGATCGTCGTAAAAGATGGTGAGCGAAGAGAAATTCCGGCCCGACAAGTGAAACAAGGAATGCAGGTGCTGGTTAAGCCCGGATCAAAAATTCCGGTGGACGGTATAGTGGAGTCCGGCACTACTTCGATAGACGAAAGCGCGATTACCGGAGAGCCCATACCGGCTGAGAAGCAAAGCGGATCAGAAGTGTATACGGGAACAATCAATAAAAACGGCCGTATTTACGTGCGTGCGTCCAAGTCAGGTGCCGACACCACGCTGGCCAAAATCATACAACGCGTCGAGGAAGCCCAAGAAGAAAAGGCTCCTACGCAGCGTTTCATCGAACGATTTGCAAGCTGGTACACGCCCGGTATAGTGGGATTAAGCATCGCCTCCTACCTGTTTACGTGGAACTTGGAGATGGCCTTAACATTATTGGTGATCGGATGCCCGGGAGCACTTGTGATATCAACCCCAATTTCTGTCATAACGGGTATCGGTAATGCAGCAAAAAAAGGAATTCTTATCAAAGGTGGTCAATACCTAGAAAATGCTGGGAAAGTTACGGCCATTACCTTGGATAAAACCGGTACATTGACAGCGGGTAAACCGAGTATCACCGAGATCATTCACTTTTCAAAGGCAACCACTTTTGCCGGGGTTGATCAGGAGGAAGAATTTGAGGAAGTACATACGGTTTCTTTGTCTGATCAAAATAGGGAATCACTCCCATCGGAAGGGGAAAAACTTCTTTATTGGGCTTCTGTAGCCGAATCGGTCTCTGAACATCCGTTGGCGGAGGCTATTCTGGCCGAAGAACAATCAAACCGTATCCCGGAGCCCGACCAATTTGAATCACATACCGGGCTTGGAATTGAGGCTATATTGGGTAATAATCATATTTATGTAGGAAAAGCCGAGTTTCTGCAGCAACAGGGAATATCCATTAGAGAAGGCATTAATAAGAAAATTCAGAATCTGACCAACCAAGGACGTTCGGTTGTGTTGGTAGCACGTAACAACGAACTTCTTGGAGCAATTGGGATAGCCGATCAAATGCGCCCGGATGCCCC includes the following:
- a CDS encoding heavy metal translocating P-type ATPase, coding for MKSLQMLLRNATTRKKALLIVSGLLITTGWVVNFFWISAWSFNTLMLLATLTAGFEIVRRAWQGLRNLHTNIELLVTIAATGGLAIGVYWEASAVTFLFLLGGWLEARTMSKTRDTLKELINMAPETAIVVKDGERREIPARQVKQGMQVLVKPGSKIPVDGIVESGTTSIDESAITGEPIPAEKQSGSEVYTGTINKNGRIYVRASKSGADTTLAKIIQRVEEAQEEKAPTQRFIERFASWYTPGIVGLSIASYLFTWNLEMALTLLVIGCPGALVISTPISVITGIGNAAKKGILIKGGQYLENAGKVTAITLDKTGTLTAGKPSITEIIHFSKATTFAGVDQEEEFEEVHTVSLSDQNRESLPSEGEKLLYWASVAESVSEHPLAEAILAEEQSNRIPEPDQFESHTGLGIEAILGNNHIYVGKAEFLQQQGISIREGINKKIQNLTNQGRSVVLVARNNELLGAIGIADQMRPDAPKMISKFRENSIERIAMLTGDALAAAEAIAEAAGITEVHAGILPEDKNDIILEMQEQGHQVAMIGDGINDAPALASADIGIAMGAAGTDVAIETADIALMSDDLMNIPEALRLSSKTLSNIRQNVVIALVTVTALLTGVFTDSVHMASGMLVHELSVMAVILNGMRLRWI
- a CDS encoding DUF6448 family protein, which translates into the protein MTYLQSHIKTTLASIFALVFMLGFVSTSQAHCDRVNGPVATDARKALETGDISHALIWVTDQQAEELKSTFEQSLNIYTKGNESQKLAERYFMSETVRLHREAEGMPFTGLKPAQQSSKDIRIAEQALASGELAPVTDMLANEIQKKASELYSKAMEAKNNKDNNVEAGREWVDAYVRYIVYVHKLYQNIQAGPPHGVGE
- a CDS encoding helix-turn-helix transcriptional regulator, with amino-acid sequence MKNNERWVIATILFVIAVLASIDIYNDYFEGVALWHISIEAIAGFVALAGVFYLVRGRFRLQHSLVREQQFSKVLQAEAEKWKQVSKKYVKGLSVEIENQLDCWGLTKAEKEITFLLLKGLSNKEIAEVRGTSAQTVRSQTNAIYSKSGLSGRSELSAFFLEDLLPPQKQETKLEG
- a CDS encoding cytochrome b/b6 domain-containing protein, translating into MKDNNKTTVYDWPTRIFHWLFAFLFLGAYIIVEIIDDESPLFTLHMTAGLIIGFMLILRISWGFVGTTYALFSSFKMNPAEFFGYLKDAVVAKTKRYLGHNPASSYATIIMFICAAGLAITGVIMTGGSESDFYEETHDLLANIFLITVIAHIGGIIFHHIKHRDSLWSSMLDGKKKVLPEETGIKNSKRVAGMLFLILTLTWTGYLYSKYDSTNQTIDLLGQELVLGEKGHESPYEGENHEEKNDDD
- a CDS encoding heavy-metal-associated domain-containing protein, which encodes MTTTKTILRSDELSCPTCVDNIESNLNNTEGVSAAKVHFNTGRIEVEHDPETVSDENLVKIIAKSGYEARVSQF
- a CDS encoding Crp/Fnr family transcriptional regulator; this encodes MSDKRETPLTSLSLEGHHCTVDLRLAKLGMVPFFQDLSEEQLRKVNKKFTANHYSKGETIYRQGDSATMLRVVVAGNVKLAAHTLEGESVLLDMLQPGDFFGNPMAGSKDIYDETAENQTSTCILSIRISDFKEVMSRYPSVAMSVLDIMADRLNESRQRIQHLTTLPVKKRLAHILVTLGNKFGEKHSRGLLIQLPLSRKDLANMAGTSAETTSRIMSQFQEDGLITSGRQWVAINDKPKLLHISVKD